CAGAGAGCCTAGACTTTACAGAGCTGGCATATAGAATCCATCTGCAccctgaccaaatcaaaacagaaacttatccgggtcacacacacactggggatcTTATTAAGACAGAGAATCTAGAAGTTACAGAGCCAGGATATGTAACCCATCTGCATTCTGACCAAATGAAAACAGACTGATGATGGAGGCTACATCAAGGCTGAACACATCAGTGTGCTGCAGGACATTAAATGTGATGATATTACATCTGATGAAGTGAACACTGTGCTTAATGGAGCTGGTGTCGTTCACAAAGACCAGACTGAACCATGGCAGTGTGCAGGAGAGCCAAATCCACACTGCAGGAAACCAGGAAATGAACAGGACCTTTCCACCCAGCATGTGAGATGCCTTAATGAGCCATCAGAGTTCATCCAAGACAAGGGAAACCATACTGATGAAAAGCCCCACCAATgctctcagtgtgggaagtgttccTTCACGAAATGTGATTTAACCAAACATCAGAGagttcatacaggtgaaaaaccttacaaatgtgatcagtgtgggaagtgtttttcatctaaatataatttaagcctccatcagagaattcatactggtgaaatGCCCCACCAATGCGCTCAGTGTGGAAAGCGTTTtcctcaaaaatgtaatttaaacaaACATCTGAGAATTCATAAAGGTGAAAAACCttacaaatgtgatcagtgtgggaagtgtttttcagaTAAATCTTATTTAAGCCAACATCAGAGAgttcatactggtgaaaagccctataAATGTATActgtgtgggaagtgcttttctgCAAAATGTCGTTTAAGTCGACATCAGGCAGGTCATACCGGTGAAAAGCCCTTCACATGTacgcagtgtgggaagtgttttttcacgaAAGATGATGTAAGCAAACATGAGATtattcatactggtgaaaagcccttcAAATGTGATatgtgtgagaagtgttttagTCAGAAAACGTATTTAAATAAGCATCAGATAATTCATACAGGTAAAAAGCCCTACATTTGTacgcagtgtgggaagtgttttttcaGGAAAGGTGATTTAAACAGCCATCACAGAAtccatactggtgaaaagcccttcaagtgtactcagtgtgggaagtgttacTTCAAGAAAACCCTTTTAACCagacatcagagaattcatactggtgaaaaaccttacaaatgtgatcagtgtggcaAGTGCTTTCCAGCTAAATCTAATTTAAGCcaacatcagagaattcatactggtgaaaagccctacacatgtactcagtgtgggaagtgtttttcagaTAAATCAGGTTTCAGAaaacatcagagaattcatactggtgaaatGCCCTACAAATGTacgcagtgtgggaagtgtttttcagGTAAATCTAATTTCAGCctccatcagagaattcatacaggtgaaaaaccctacaaatgtatgcagtgtgggaagtgtttttcaaGTAAATCTAATTTCAGCctccatcagagaattcatacaggtgaaaaaccctacaaatgtacgcagtgtgggaagtgtttttcagaTAAATCTTATTTAAGCcaacatcagagaattcatactggtgaaaagccctacacatgtactcagtgtgggaagtgtttttcagaTAAATCAGGTTTCAGAatccatcagagaattcatactggtgaaaagccttacaaatgt
The sequence above is a segment of the Conger conger chromosome 4, fConCon1.1, whole genome shotgun sequence genome. Coding sequences within it:
- the LOC133127144 gene encoding LOW QUALITY PROTEIN: zinc finger protein 260-like (The sequence of the model RefSeq protein was modified relative to this genomic sequence to represent the inferred CDS: deleted 1 base in 1 codon), which encodes MLSVWEVFLHECDLTKHQRVHTGEKPYKCDQCGKCFSSKYNLSLHQRIHTGEMPHQCAQCGKRFPQKCNLNKHLRIHKGEKPYKCDQCGKCFSDKSYLSQHQRVHTGEKPYKCILCGKCFSAKCRLSRHQAGHTGEKPFTCTQCGKCFFTKDDVSKHEIIHTGEKPFKCDMCEKCFSQKTYLNKHQIIHTGKKPYICTQCGKCFFRKGDLNSHHRIHTGEKPFKCTQCGKCYFKKTLLTRHQRIHTGEKPYKCDQCGKCFPAKSNLSQHQRIHTGEKPYTCTQCGKCFSDKSGFRKHQRIHTGEMPYKCTQCGKCFSGKSNFSLHQRIHTGEKPYKCMQCGKCFSSKSNFSLHQRIHTGEKPYKCTQCGKCFSDKSYLSQHQRIHTGEKPYTCTQCGKCFSDKSGFRIHQRIHTGEKPYKCDQCGKCFLRKGDLNIHQRIHTGEKPNKCDQCGKCFLWKYSLNIHQRIHTGQKPVSTQLQLIGE